One stretch of Girardinichthys multiradiatus isolate DD_20200921_A chromosome 2, DD_fGirMul_XY1, whole genome shotgun sequence DNA includes these proteins:
- the sv2 gene encoding synaptic vesicle glycoprotein 2B isoform X3, which translates to MSRNTNGGDQEARRPLLSGDHLGPTELDSDEGEVIFDRRVSGITDEAGWSATKRLTYEEAVEQAGFGLFHWLLLVVCGWANASDAVEILCVSFLLPTARCDLLLSSSDMGLLTASIFLGMMVGGYMWGYLADQRGRRKVLVVSLTVNGLFGGLASMAPWFWLFLLLRFISGIGVGGSIPVIFSYFSEFMPRLRRGAMISALATFWMAGNILAAGLAWLVIPRTWAHFSLGTLDFQSWRLFVVLCSVPSISSAVLFKFLMPESPKFLMEAGREKEAILVFRQMFDLNMKGIEKDFPGLLPIKQMFSGSVKARSFVLLIIFYCISFGYYGLWMWFPELFARVESSGGSPCANVSLPSPFNNQSCYPVKTAVYMEGFIIAASNLPGNIFTILIMDSTGGKTLLSCSLIMSSLSVFLIYMVQTKAQSLGLSCIFSGVSVIAWNALDVVGTELYPTQLRSSALGFFTGVGRVAAIMGNVAFGKMVDSNCTVPILLVSALLLTGGLMALLLPQTRQTELT; encoded by the exons ATGTCCAGAAACACTAACGGTGGAGATCAGGAGGCGCGACGGCCGCTCCTCAGCGGAGATCACCTGGGTCCAACCGAGCTGGACTCAGATGAAG GTGAGGTCATTTTTGACAGAAGGGTCTCAGGCATCACTGATGAAGCTGGATGGAGCGCAACAAAAAGACTCACTTACGAGGAAGCGGTCGAACAAGCAG GTTTTGGTTTGTTCCACTGGCTCCTGCTGGTGGTGTGCGGCTGGGCCAACGCCAGCGACGCCGTGGAGATCCTCTGCGTGTCCTTTCTGCTACCAACAGCGCGCTGCGATCTGCTGCTGAGTTCCTCGGACATGGGCCTGCTCACGGCCAGTATTTTCCTCG GAATGATGGTTGGTGGCTACATGTGGGGATACCTCGCTGACCAGAGGGGGCGGCGAAAGGTCTTGGTGGTGTCGCTGACTGTAAATGGGCTGTTTGGAGGTCTGGCCAGCATGGCTCCATGGTTCTGGCTCTTCCTGCTGCTACGGTTCATCAGCGGCATTGG GGTCGGCGGGTCTATCCCTGTCATCTTTTCCTACTTCTCAGAGTTCATGCCCCGCCTGAGGAGAGGGGCAATGATCAGCGCTCTGGCCACCTTCTGGATGGCAGGAAACATCCTGGCTGCAG gtcTGGCCTGGTTAGTGATTCCAAGAACCTGGGCACATTTCTCTCTGGGAACATTAGACTTCCAGAGCTGGAGGCTGTTTGTGGTGCTGTGCTCAGTTCCCAGCATCTCCTCAGCCGTCCTCTTCAAGTTCCTCATGCCCGAGAGCCCAAAGTTCCTCATGGAG GCTGGTCGGGAGAAAGAGGCAATTCTTGTTTTCAGACAGATGTTTGACCTGAACATGAAGGGAATAGAAAAGGATTTTCCG GGTTTGCTTCCTATTAAACAGATGTTCAGTGGTTCTGTCAAAGCCAGGAGCTTCGTCCTGCTCATCATCTTCTACTGCATCTCCTTTGG CTACTATGGACTGTGGATGTGGTTTCCAGAGCTTTTCGCTCGAGTTGAAAGCAGCGGCGGCTCTCCCTGTGCCAACGTGTCCCTCCCGTCTCCATTCAACAACCAAAGTTGTTACCCAGTCAAGACAGCAG TGTACATGGAGGGCTTCATAATTGCTGCATCGAACCTGCCAGGCAACATCTTCACCATCCTCATTATGGACAGCACAGGGGGGAAAACTCTGCTTT CCTGCAGCCTGATCATGTCCAGTCTGAGCGTCTTCCTCATCTACATGGTTCAGACCAAAGCCCAGAGTCTGGGTCTGTCCTGCATCTTCAGCGGAGTTTCGGTGATCGCCTGGAACGCTCTGGACGTGGTGGGAACTGAGCTCTACCCGACCCAGCTACG GTCCTCTGCCCTGGGCTTCTTCACTGGAGTGGGCCGAGTGGCAGCCATCATGGGCAACGTGGCCTTCGGAAAGATGGTGGACTCCAACTGCACCGTGCCCATCCTGCTGGTGTCTGCTCTGCTGTTGACAGGAGGGCTGATGGCTCTTCTGCTCCCACAGACGAGGCAGACGGAGCTCACCTGA
- the sv2 gene encoding synaptic vesicle glycoprotein 2B isoform X1, protein MSRNTNGGDQEARRPLLSGDHLGPTELDSDEGEVIFDRRVSGITDEAGWSATKRLTYEEAVEQAGFGLFHWLLLVVCGWANASDAVEILCVSFLLPTARCDLLLSSSDMGLLTASIFLGMMVGGYMWGYLADQRGRRKVLVVSLTVNGLFGGLASMAPWFWLFLLLRFISGIGVGGSIPVIFSYFSEFMPRLRRGAMISALATFWMAGNILAAGLAWLVIPRTWAHFSLGTLDFQSWRLFVVLCSVPSISSAVLFKFLMPESPKFLMEAGREKEAILVFRQMFDLNMKGIEKDFPEFALCTNSKQQGEIEEIRSQDKKRTFPISVLKQGLLPIKQMFSGSVKARSFVLLIIFYCISFGYYGLWMWFPELFARVESSGGSPCANVSLPSPFNNQSCYPVKTAVYMEGFIIAASNLPGNIFTILIMDSTGGKTLLSCSLIMSSLSVFLIYMVQTKAQSLGLSCIFSGVSVIAWNALDVVGTELYPTQLRSSALGFFTGVGRVAAIMGNVAFGKMVDSNCTVPILLVSALLLTGGLMALLLPQTRQTELT, encoded by the exons ATGTCCAGAAACACTAACGGTGGAGATCAGGAGGCGCGACGGCCGCTCCTCAGCGGAGATCACCTGGGTCCAACCGAGCTGGACTCAGATGAAG GTGAGGTCATTTTTGACAGAAGGGTCTCAGGCATCACTGATGAAGCTGGATGGAGCGCAACAAAAAGACTCACTTACGAGGAAGCGGTCGAACAAGCAG GTTTTGGTTTGTTCCACTGGCTCCTGCTGGTGGTGTGCGGCTGGGCCAACGCCAGCGACGCCGTGGAGATCCTCTGCGTGTCCTTTCTGCTACCAACAGCGCGCTGCGATCTGCTGCTGAGTTCCTCGGACATGGGCCTGCTCACGGCCAGTATTTTCCTCG GAATGATGGTTGGTGGCTACATGTGGGGATACCTCGCTGACCAGAGGGGGCGGCGAAAGGTCTTGGTGGTGTCGCTGACTGTAAATGGGCTGTTTGGAGGTCTGGCCAGCATGGCTCCATGGTTCTGGCTCTTCCTGCTGCTACGGTTCATCAGCGGCATTGG GGTCGGCGGGTCTATCCCTGTCATCTTTTCCTACTTCTCAGAGTTCATGCCCCGCCTGAGGAGAGGGGCAATGATCAGCGCTCTGGCCACCTTCTGGATGGCAGGAAACATCCTGGCTGCAG gtcTGGCCTGGTTAGTGATTCCAAGAACCTGGGCACATTTCTCTCTGGGAACATTAGACTTCCAGAGCTGGAGGCTGTTTGTGGTGCTGTGCTCAGTTCCCAGCATCTCCTCAGCCGTCCTCTTCAAGTTCCTCATGCCCGAGAGCCCAAAGTTCCTCATGGAG GCTGGTCGGGAGAAAGAGGCAATTCTTGTTTTCAGACAGATGTTTGACCTGAACATGAAGGGAATAGAAAAGGATTTTCCG GAATTTGCTTTGTGTACAAATTCCAAGCAACAAGGGGAAATCGAAGAGATCAGATCTCAGGATAAAAAGAGAACATTTCCTataagtgttttaaaacag GGTTTGCTTCCTATTAAACAGATGTTCAGTGGTTCTGTCAAAGCCAGGAGCTTCGTCCTGCTCATCATCTTCTACTGCATCTCCTTTGG CTACTATGGACTGTGGATGTGGTTTCCAGAGCTTTTCGCTCGAGTTGAAAGCAGCGGCGGCTCTCCCTGTGCCAACGTGTCCCTCCCGTCTCCATTCAACAACCAAAGTTGTTACCCAGTCAAGACAGCAG TGTACATGGAGGGCTTCATAATTGCTGCATCGAACCTGCCAGGCAACATCTTCACCATCCTCATTATGGACAGCACAGGGGGGAAAACTCTGCTTT CCTGCAGCCTGATCATGTCCAGTCTGAGCGTCTTCCTCATCTACATGGTTCAGACCAAAGCCCAGAGTCTGGGTCTGTCCTGCATCTTCAGCGGAGTTTCGGTGATCGCCTGGAACGCTCTGGACGTGGTGGGAACTGAGCTCTACCCGACCCAGCTACG GTCCTCTGCCCTGGGCTTCTTCACTGGAGTGGGCCGAGTGGCAGCCATCATGGGCAACGTGGCCTTCGGAAAGATGGTGGACTCCAACTGCACCGTGCCCATCCTGCTGGTGTCTGCTCTGCTGTTGACAGGAGGGCTGATGGCTCTTCTGCTCCCACAGACGAGGCAGACGGAGCTCACCTGA
- the sv2 gene encoding synaptic vesicle glycoprotein 2B isoform X2 yields the protein MSRNTNGGDQEARRPLLSGDHLGPTELDSDEGEVIFDRRVSGITDEAGWSATKRLTYEEAVEQAGFGLFHWLLLVVCGWANASDAVEILCVSFLLPTARCDLLLSSSDMGLLTASIFLGMMVGGYMWGYLADQRGRRKVLVVSLTVNGLFGGLASMAPWFWLFLLLRFISGIGVGGSIPVIFSYFSEFMPRLRRGAMISALATFWMAGNILAAGLAWLVIPRTWAHFSLGTLDFQSWRLFVVLCSVPSISSAVLFKFLMPESPKFLMEAGREKEAILVFRQMFDLNMKGIEKDFPEFALCTNSKQQGEIEEIRSQDKKRTFPISVLKQMFSGSVKARSFVLLIIFYCISFGYYGLWMWFPELFARVESSGGSPCANVSLPSPFNNQSCYPVKTAVYMEGFIIAASNLPGNIFTILIMDSTGGKTLLSCSLIMSSLSVFLIYMVQTKAQSLGLSCIFSGVSVIAWNALDVVGTELYPTQLRSSALGFFTGVGRVAAIMGNVAFGKMVDSNCTVPILLVSALLLTGGLMALLLPQTRQTELT from the exons ATGTCCAGAAACACTAACGGTGGAGATCAGGAGGCGCGACGGCCGCTCCTCAGCGGAGATCACCTGGGTCCAACCGAGCTGGACTCAGATGAAG GTGAGGTCATTTTTGACAGAAGGGTCTCAGGCATCACTGATGAAGCTGGATGGAGCGCAACAAAAAGACTCACTTACGAGGAAGCGGTCGAACAAGCAG GTTTTGGTTTGTTCCACTGGCTCCTGCTGGTGGTGTGCGGCTGGGCCAACGCCAGCGACGCCGTGGAGATCCTCTGCGTGTCCTTTCTGCTACCAACAGCGCGCTGCGATCTGCTGCTGAGTTCCTCGGACATGGGCCTGCTCACGGCCAGTATTTTCCTCG GAATGATGGTTGGTGGCTACATGTGGGGATACCTCGCTGACCAGAGGGGGCGGCGAAAGGTCTTGGTGGTGTCGCTGACTGTAAATGGGCTGTTTGGAGGTCTGGCCAGCATGGCTCCATGGTTCTGGCTCTTCCTGCTGCTACGGTTCATCAGCGGCATTGG GGTCGGCGGGTCTATCCCTGTCATCTTTTCCTACTTCTCAGAGTTCATGCCCCGCCTGAGGAGAGGGGCAATGATCAGCGCTCTGGCCACCTTCTGGATGGCAGGAAACATCCTGGCTGCAG gtcTGGCCTGGTTAGTGATTCCAAGAACCTGGGCACATTTCTCTCTGGGAACATTAGACTTCCAGAGCTGGAGGCTGTTTGTGGTGCTGTGCTCAGTTCCCAGCATCTCCTCAGCCGTCCTCTTCAAGTTCCTCATGCCCGAGAGCCCAAAGTTCCTCATGGAG GCTGGTCGGGAGAAAGAGGCAATTCTTGTTTTCAGACAGATGTTTGACCTGAACATGAAGGGAATAGAAAAGGATTTTCCG GAATTTGCTTTGTGTACAAATTCCAAGCAACAAGGGGAAATCGAAGAGATCAGATCTCAGGATAAAAAGAGAACATTTCCTataagtgttttaaaacag ATGTTCAGTGGTTCTGTCAAAGCCAGGAGCTTCGTCCTGCTCATCATCTTCTACTGCATCTCCTTTGG CTACTATGGACTGTGGATGTGGTTTCCAGAGCTTTTCGCTCGAGTTGAAAGCAGCGGCGGCTCTCCCTGTGCCAACGTGTCCCTCCCGTCTCCATTCAACAACCAAAGTTGTTACCCAGTCAAGACAGCAG TGTACATGGAGGGCTTCATAATTGCTGCATCGAACCTGCCAGGCAACATCTTCACCATCCTCATTATGGACAGCACAGGGGGGAAAACTCTGCTTT CCTGCAGCCTGATCATGTCCAGTCTGAGCGTCTTCCTCATCTACATGGTTCAGACCAAAGCCCAGAGTCTGGGTCTGTCCTGCATCTTCAGCGGAGTTTCGGTGATCGCCTGGAACGCTCTGGACGTGGTGGGAACTGAGCTCTACCCGACCCAGCTACG GTCCTCTGCCCTGGGCTTCTTCACTGGAGTGGGCCGAGTGGCAGCCATCATGGGCAACGTGGCCTTCGGAAAGATGGTGGACTCCAACTGCACCGTGCCCATCCTGCTGGTGTCTGCTCTGCTGTTGACAGGAGGGCTGATGGCTCTTCTGCTCCCACAGACGAGGCAGACGGAGCTCACCTGA
- the LOC124885040 gene encoding sorting nexin-1-like, whose product MATGSERSPPPFPDSEDQDALDSEEVRARDSDEDDGEELFLSATNTPMAKKENTSAPASHSVDLMSDPLIEPLSSQTENKSPSELFEDLTNDINITAEGASTAENPFGEASDDFVDILGSKAPEEVDVTVEATADKGDVSGGATELFGDGKTRSAVQEPTSTAPVMDLSDNLSASALQLPPGSAKIPNPLVDLLGDSPAASDAQKPSGAVTDLFDDEGSDIFTGPLPSKSAKQPQKSLFGEANEDLFGEPLGAVSKKATSKEQKEKPARAAAAGGHHSGGNPAEPGDIFSEVAVSALPNARNTRTNGVHSEEDSDIFGEATVELSLDSPRNERRKEATTKPASASTSVSASLAKPQSAALEELEEEEELEDKVDIFVSVKDPEKIGDGMNAYMAYKVSTQTTLPMFRNKTFTVRRRFSDFLGLYEKLSEKHGPNGLIVPPPPEKSLLGMTKMKVGKEDSSSADFLERRRGALERYLQRVVNHPMLLQDPDVREFLEKEELPRAVSTHALSGAGFLKMLNKATDAVSKMTIKMNESDVWFEEKLQEVESADQQFRKLHALVESLVIHRKELSLSTASFAKSAAMLGSAEDNTALSRALSQLAEVEDKIEQLHQDQAANDTFSFAELIADFIRLLGAVRGTFDQRMKAWQRWQDAQTILQKKREMEAKLLWANKPDKLQLAKDEITEWEAKVTQYETDFEKVSTTVRKEVIRFEKEKTKNFKRQIIEYLESLLQSQQQLIKYWEAFLPEAKAIA is encoded by the exons ATGGCGACCGGCTCAGAGCGCAGTCCTCCTCCGTTCCCGGATTCCGAGGACCAAGATGCTCTGGATTCTGAAGAAGTCCGAGCCCGGGACAGCGACGAGGACGACGGGGAGGAACTTTTCTTGAGCGCG ACCAATACTCCCATGGCCAAAAAGGAGAACACGTCTGCACCTGCCAGTCACTCCGTTGACCTCATGAGTGACCCTTTGATTGAGCCCCTCAGCagccaaacagaaaacaaatcccCCTCCGAGCTTTTTGAGGACCTAACAAACGACATAAACATCACAGCAGAAGGTGCCAGTACAGCAGAGAACCCTTTTGGTGAGGCCTCGGAtgattttgttgacattctggGAAGCAAAGCTCCAGAGGAAGTAGATGTTACTGTTGAAGCAACAGCAGATAAGGGTGACGTGAGCGGTGGTGCAACGGAATTATTTGGTGATGGAAAAACGAGAAGTGCTGTACAGGAACCAACTTCCACTGCTCCAGTTATGGACCTCAGCGACAATTTGTCAGCCAGCGCCTTACAGCTGCCACCTGGCAGTGCAAAAATCCCCAACCCTCTGGTGGACCTCCTGGGGGATTCTCCTGCCGCATCTGATGCCCAAAAACCCAGCGGGGCAGTGACTGACCTCTTTGACGATGAGGGAAGCGACATTTTCACCGGACCCCTGCCTAGTAAATCCGCCAAGCAGCCTCAGAAAAGCCTCTTTGGCGAAGCCAACGAGGACCTGTTCGGTGAGCCCCTGGGGGCTGTCTCAAAGAAAGCCACCAGTAAGGAGCAGAAGGAGAAACCCGccagagctgcagctgctggggGGCACCATTCAGGTGGAAACCCTGCAGAGCCTGGTGACATCTTCTCCGAGGTGGCAGTCAGCGCATTGCCAAACGCCAGAAACACCAGAACCAATGGAGTCCACTCTGAAGAGGACTCTGATATATTTGGTG AAGCCACAGTGGAGCTTTCTCTGGACAGTCCGAGGAACGAGAGAAGGAAAGAGGCGACGACCAAACCTGCTTCTGCCTCCACGTCTGTGTCAGCCAGCCTTGCCAAGCCACAGTCGGCTGCTCTGGAAGAG ctggaagaggaagaggaactTGAAGATAAAGTTGACATTTTTGTCTCCGTCAAAGACCCTGAAAAAATAG GGGATGGGATGAACGCCTACATGGCTTATAAAGTATCAACACAG ACCACTCTGCCCATGTTCCGCAACAAAACTTTTACCGTGAGGCGACGCTTCAGCGACTTCCTCGGCCTCTACGAGAAGCTGTCCGAAAAACATGGACCAAACGGATTGATTGTGCCTCCGCCTCCAGAAAAAAGCCTCCTAG GGATGACAAAAATGAAGGTAGGAAAGGAAGATTCCTCATCAGCAGACTTCCTTGAAAGGAGAAGAGGTGCTTTGGAAAG GTATCTCCAGAGAGTGGTGAATCACCCAATGCTTCTACAAGATCCTGATGTCAGGGAGTTTCTGGAGAAGGAGGAA TTGCCCAGAGCTGTCAGCACCCATGCGCTGAGCGGGGCTGGATTCCTTAAAATGCTCAACAAAGCAACAGATGCCGTCAGTAAAATGACCATCAAGATGAACGAGTCGGATGTG TGGTTTGAGGAGAAACTGCAGGAGGTGGAATCTGCAGATCAGCAGTTTAGGAAGCTCCACGCGCTGGTTGAGTCGCTCGTCATTCACAGAAAAG agTTGTCACTAAGCACAGCAAGCTTTGCCAAGAGCGCGGCCATGCTGGGCAGCGCAGAGGACAACACCGCTCTGTCCCGAGCCCTCTCTCAGCTGGCGGAGGTGGAGGACAAGATCGAGCAGCTACACCAGGATCAAGCTGCAAACGACACCTTCAGCTTTGCAGAACTGATCGCAGATTTCATCCGCCTGCTGGGAGCAGTCAGG GGAACATTTGATCAGCGGATGAAGGCCTGGCAGCGCTGGCAGGACGCTCAGACCATCCTGCAGAAGAAGAGAGAGATGGAGGCCAAGCTGCTGTGGGCCAACAAGCCGGACAAGCTGCAGCTGGCCAAGGACGAAATCACTGAG TGGGAGGCCAAAGTGACTCAGTATGAGACAGACTTTGAGAAAGTTTCTACAACTGTGCGCAAGGAAGTAATCCGCTTCGAG AAAGAAAAGACGAAGAATTTCAAGAGACAGATAATTGAATATCTGGAGTCTCTGCTTCAGTCTCAGCAACAG CTGATCAAGTACTGGGAGGCGTTCCTACCCGAAGCAAAAGCCATTGCCTAG